The following coding sequences lie in one Lolium perenne isolate Kyuss_39 chromosome 2, Kyuss_2.0, whole genome shotgun sequence genomic window:
- the LOC127330936 gene encoding uncharacterized protein, whose protein sequence is MALSSLLLPSSSTATATDTPDRRRQQQHNGKRKKKPPPSPLPPSLSPAPRTPSRRAASRKSPVAAKNDRPRRQHSKKSAKPAPAPSSWEQLKSLLSCRSATAASRVHDPAALTRTGGGGGAWATSLCSMRDVAVDGASSAASVDHRDTAPLNRSSRRTHRAAASSSSTGGGHPSSLRGLSGCYECRAINVEPVSRRYPRPRELCPCSQCGEVFTKAESLEQHQAIRHAVSELGPEDSGRNIVEIIFKSSWQKRDRPICQIDRILKVHNRPRTVARFEAYRDAVRARCRAAAASSSAAPAGTTSRAAADGNELLRFHPAGLACALGAEGSASLCSAAAADDGTDNGATACGVCAAIRHGFAPWAGAHPLGVRTTASSGRAHDCGAAHAASTGWRAMLVCRVIAGQVRREDAAAGEQEGAPFDSVAGEVDAASSAYGTLEELFVANPRAILPCFVVIYRVDAAQ, encoded by the exons ATGGCGCTCTCCAGCCTCCTGCTGCCCTCCTCCtcgaccgccaccgccaccgacactccGGACCGCCGGCGCCAGCAGCAGCACAACGGCAAGCGCAAGAagaagccgccgccatcgccgctgCCCCCCTCGCTCTCGCCGGCGCCGAGGACGCCAAGCCGGCGCGCCGCGTCCAGGAAGAGCCCCGTCGCCGCCAAGAACGACCGTCCCCGTCGCCAGCACTCCAAGAAGTCCGCcaagccggcgccggcgccgtcttcatgggagCAGCTGAAGAGCCTGCTGAGCTGCCGGAGCGCGACAGCGGCGTCGCGCGTGCACGACCCAGCCGCGCTGACGAGGACGGGCGGCGGGGGCGGCGCGTGGGCGACCTCGCTCTGCTCCATGCGCGACGTGGCCGTCGACggcgcctcctccgccgcgtcggtCGACCACCGCGACACCGCCCCGCTCAACCGCTCGTCCCGCCGCACTCACCGCGCTGCCGCCTCGTCGTCGTCCACGGGCGGCGGCCACCCTTCTTCGCTGAGGGGCCTCTCCGGCTGCTACGAGTGCCGCGCCATCAACGTCGAGCCCGTGTCAAG GAGGTACCCGAGGCCGAGGGAGCTGTGCCCTTGCTCGCAGTGCGGCGAGGTGTTCACCAAGGCCGAGAGCTTGGAGCAGCACCAGGCCATTCGCCATGCCG TGTCGGAGCTTGGGCCGGAGGACTCGGGGCGCAACATCGTGGAGATCATCTTCAAGTCGAGCTGGCAGAAGCGCGACCGCCCCATCTGCCAGATCGACCGCATCCTCAAGGTGCACAACCGCCCGCGCACCGTCGCGCGCTTCGAGGCCTACCGGGACGCCGTCCGCGCGcgctgccgcgccgccgccgcctcctcctccgccgcccccgCCGGCACCACCAGCCGCGCCGCGGCCGACGGCAATGAGCTCCTCCGCTTCCACCCCGCCGGCCTCGCATGCGCGCTCGGCGCCGAAGGCTCCGCCTccctctgctccgccgccgccgccgacgacggcACTGACAACGGCGCGACGGCGTGCGGCGTGTGCGCGGCGATCCGGCACGGGTTCGCGCCCTGGGCTGGCGCGCACCCGCTGGGCGTGCGCACCACGGCGAGCAGCGGCCGCGCGCACGACTGCGGCGCGGCGCACGCGGCGAGCACGGGGTGGCGGGCAATGCTGGTGTGCCGGGTGATCGCGGGGCAGGTCCGGCGGGAGGACGCTGCAGCCGGCGAGCAGGAGGGGGCGCCGTTCGACTCCGTGGCCGGCGAGGTGGACGCGGCCAGCAGCGCGTACGGCACCCTGGAGGAGCTCTTCGTCGCCAACCCGAGGGCCATCCTGCCGTGCTTCGTCGTCATCTACCGTGTCGACGCCGCGCAATGA